In Asterias amurensis chromosome 4, ASM3211899v1, one genomic interval encodes:
- the LOC139936437 gene encoding palmitoyltransferase ZDHHC15B-like — protein MQGHQSVLKGPCEAKIDSESTLESFRPPVFRHGPDKEGFSRGSFCNNFKEVFGYQKKYWLLPIFTSNGDGVTYPIQARDQDSDRLLDGDVESDIGSGPETEDKGAGKKGIRDSIKTSPSYSTMATGGAAGGGDHVALHMDPDEGAQINLGVDGELQR, from the exons ATGCAGGGGcatcaatccgtcttgaaag GACCGTGTGAGGCCAAGATTGATTCAGA AAGCACGCTCG AGTCATTCCGACCCCCGGTCTTCCGTCACGGCCCGGACAAGGAAGGGTTCAGCCGGGGAAGTTTCTGTAATAACTTCAAGGAAGTCTTCGGATATCAAAAGAAATACTGGCTGCTTCCTATATTCACCAG CAATGGTGATGGGGTGACGTATCCCATCCAAGCCAGGGACCAAGATTCAGATCGTCTTCTAGATGGAGATGTTGAGAGTGACATCGGCAGCGGCCCAGAGACTGAAGACAAGGGAGCAG GTAAGAAAGGTATAAGAGATAGCATTAAGACCAGCCCATCGTACTCTACCATGGCTACGGGTGGTGCAGCTGGAGGCGGGGATCATGTTGCTCTGCATATGGATCCAGATGAAG GTGCACAGATCAATTTAGGAGTTGACGGCGAATTACAAAGATAA